A portion of the Saimiri boliviensis isolate mSaiBol1 chromosome 1, mSaiBol1.pri, whole genome shotgun sequence genome contains these proteins:
- the ZDHHC1 gene encoding palmitoyltransferase ZDHHC1 isoform X3: protein MNICTKPSNKTAPEKSVWTAPAQPDANVRDKSYAGPLPIFNRGQHAHVIEDLHCNLCDVDVSARSKHCSACNKCVCGFDHHCKWLNNCVGERNYRLFLHSVASALLGVLLLVLVATYVFVEFFVNPMRLRTNRHFEVLKNHTDVWFVFLPAAPVETQAPAILALAALLILLGLLSTALLGHLLCFHIYLMWHKLTTYEYIVQHRPPQEAKGDHRELELCPPKMRPIQEMEFYMRTFSHVRPEPPGQARPAAENANPAQFFATRGQVEPPPPSSPDTLALPPRIRPQKKRKRRVYKVRTSETSDQVLGPRAPGRRYSSSADSADASPVHAAGPAGAYHSASAESVDEIPVSQTRLGSAALAAPRGRDRELGLALQARAPAVFVSPSSGEPGAPGGREAGLA, encoded by the exons ATGCCAACGTGCGGGACAAGAGCTATGCGGGGCCCCTGCCCATCTTTAACCGAGGCCAGCACGCACATGTCATTGAAGACCTGCACTGCAACTTGTGCGACGTggatgt GAGCGCTCGCTCTAAGCACTGCAGTGCCTGCAACAAGTGCGTGTGCGGCTTCGACCACCACTGCAAGTGGCTCAACAACTGTGTGGGCGAGCGGAACTACCG GCTCTTTCTACACAGTGTCGCATCTGCTTTACTGGGTGTCCTGCTCCTTGTGCTGGTGGCCACGTATGTCTTCGTGGAGTTCTTTGTCAACCCCATGCGGCTGCGCACCAACCGACACTTCGAAG TGCTGAAGAATCACACGGATGTGTGGTTCGTGTTCCTGCCTGCTGCCCCTGTGGAGACCCAGGCCCCTGCCATCCTGGCCCTGGCCGCCCTGCTCATACTTCTGGGCCTGCTGTCCACAGCCCTGCTGGGCCACCTGCTCTGCTTCCACATTTATCTCA TGTGGCACAAACTCACCACCTATGAGTACATCGTGCAGCACCGCCCACCACAGGAGGCCAAAGGGGACCACAGGGAGCTGGAGTTGTGTCCTCCCAAGATGCGGCCCATTCAG GAGATGGAGTTCTACATGCGGACCTTCAGCCATGTGCGCCCAGAGCCCcctggccaggccaggccagcagCAGAGAATGCCAA TCCCGCCCAGTTTTTTGCCACCCGTGGCCAAGTGGAGCCTCCACCACCCTCTTCCCCAGACACTCTCGCCCTGCCTCCCCGGATCCGACCCCAG aaaaagaggaagaggcgCGTGTATAAAGTGCGGACGTCCGAGACCTCGGATCAGGTGTTGG GGCCCAGGGCCCCCGGCCGCCGCTACAGCTCGTCGGCGGATTCTGCGGACGCCAGCCCTGTGCACGCCGCTGGCCCTGCCGGCGCCTACCACTCGGCGTCAGCTGAATCCGTGGACGAGATTCCCGTGTCGCAGACGCGCCTGGGCAGCGCCGCTCTGGCCGCTCCGCGGGGCCGGGACCGAGAGCTGGGGCTGGCGCTGCAGGCGCGTGCGCCTGCAGTTTTCGTGAGCCCGAGCAGCGGCGAACCGGGGGCGCCGGGCGGCCGGGAGGCCGGTCTGGCTTAG
- the TPPP3 gene encoding tubulin polymerization-promoting protein family member 3 — MAASTDIAGLEESFRKFAIHGDPKASGQEMNGKNWAKLCKDCKVADGKAVTGTDVDIVFSKVKGKSARVINYEEFKKALEELATKRFKGKSKEEAFDAICQLVAGKEPANVGVTKAKTGGAVDRLTDTSRYTGSHKERFDESGKGKGIAGRQDILDDSGYVSAYKNAGTYDTKVKK; from the exons ATGGCAGCGAGCACAGACATCGCTGGACTGGAGGAGAGTTTCCGCAAGTTTGCCATCCATGGCGACCCCAAGGCCAGTGGGCAAGAGATGAATGGCAAGAACTGGGCCAAGCTTTGCAAGGACTGCAAGGTGGCTGACGGAAAGGCTGTGACAGGGACTGATGTGGACATCGTCTTCTCCAAAGTCAA GGGGAAGTCTGCTCGGGTCATCAACTATGAGGAGTTCAAGAAGGCCCTGGAAGAGCTGGCAACCAAGCGATTCAAGGGGAAGAGCAAGGAGGAGGCCTTTGATGCCATCTGCCAgctggtggcaggcaaagagccAGCCAATGTGGGAGTCACT aaagcaaaaacaggGGGTGCTGTGGACCGGCTGACAGACACCAGCAGGTACACAGGCTCCCACAAGGAGCGCTTTGACGAGAGTGGCAAGGGCAAGGGCATTGCAGGACGGCAGGACATCCTGGACGACAGTGGCTATGTGAGCGCCTACAAGAACGCGGGCACCTATGACACCAAAGTGAAGAAATGA